From the genome of Bicyclus anynana chromosome 26, ilBicAnyn1.1, whole genome shotgun sequence:
tTTTGTGCACAGCGCAAACCGTCGGGCAAGAGAGAGCGATGCTTGTCATTGTTAATGGTGACACAATGGCAGTTGACAATGTCAGCTGTCATTGTGTTCCGATTCACTCTATTACAGATGTAATGTGCAATCTATGTATATCGTCATTTTGGCAGCAGCATCGATTATGGCAGCTAACTGTCGTCTAATAACAACAAAGTCTCTTAAATTACTAGCTGTGGACTTAGTAGAAGACCCACGCATCATTTCCTGTATCTATTTCTTTTATTCGCTTCAAAAGAATTATTTCCACAGACCAAAACCTACTCGTTTAAGGTTGCCACAAATGCCACaagggatgcgtaaatgcattttcaACCTGCgaattctaattaaaaaaaaataccgtagGGAGGGCCACTTCGATCCCCGCGCAGTTGCAACTCCCCCGCTGCCCGCGACAGACATGAATAAGTCACCGGACAGTACCGTAAGAACAGCCTTACCGCCGCGCACCCCCGCTGAGTTCCTAGCGCCGTACCAAAGTACGAGCGCAATGCAAATCCGCCAGCTCAAGCCTATTACCGGCATGGTGGGTTCGCAAAAGGATACGCCAGCCCCCCAGCCCAAGCACCGCGACGCCCTTTCATCGCACGCGCAGCCTGCGGCGAGAACAGGCGCAGTTCATGCCCACCCACCAACGCCCACAACTAGCATGGTGGGCCTACTACAAGAAGATAAAATAAGCACCGAGCTACGTACGCCCGCCGCTCGGCCAGCGCACCGCGACGCCCTCCCGCTGCACGCGCAGCCCGCCGCGAGCAGTGGAGCAGTTAGGCCTTACCCGGAAATGACTCCAACTACGTCACAAGAGCGACACCCACTGCAGCCATACCTACAGTCAGATGCCACCACCAGCGAACCGGATACCTCACCGAGAACTGCAAACGAACAAAACTCCCTCGAACGAGTCGTCAAAGCGGGCTCGTTCACGGATAACATTAACTAATTCCTTGCGATATGGATAAACCAGAGGCAACAAGAACTTGATAGAGACAGAGCTCCGAAACTCACAGAAGCGGAACTGACCAAAATTAAAAAGTCCCACCGTTACAGCAAGCTATCGGCAGCACGCCCCACTCAAAAGGCAGAGGGCCGACACAGACCTACTGCCACCCACTAGGTAAAAACGAGGCGAACGCAACATCATCCAGTCGAGTGACGGCGCCATTTTGTCAGCGTCGTCTGCGTAGTTTAAGCTTTCACTCAAGTCTCTtcattgcatttaaaagtaaaaccaGTGCTAAAGTGAATACCAATTTCGTTTTCAAATAAGTTATATCATCACTCAGTGGCGTTATTCGAgcaataaagaaagaaagaaaaagaacatttatttcaaaaatcgcGTAATGCCTAATACTCAAACCGTTTagtctaagcatcagaacaccactatgtcgtatttggcacaaccttgaaaaagggtccagctcagcattgtgctgcatgtaccaaggatatattggacatacagcgctgattttcagctgacaaCCTTGAACCAGGTGACGCCACGGATGTGCGTAGTCATGGCgacataaaactaaactaaaaccaCAGatcaaactaaaaataattgttaaaacaaaactataaactacaaagtaaaagtaaacaaaatatatatgtaaataattcataactataaaattttaatataatataacttcgAGAATAATTTACCGAaaacaaacttgaaaaaataattttaaacataacttatttctaattactgttaacaaaatataaggtttttagtatttcatataatttctaattaattaacattggaTAGAAAAATGTATTCATTAAAGAAATTTGAACTTCGCTACATGATCCTGAAATTCCTCATGTTTAACTAgcagacatttttttaactGCTTCTTAAATGCAAACTTGGTTTTAGTAGTTGTTTATATGAGGAGGGAATAGTAATAAGTTTATTTCGGAAATACCTATAAGTAATACGCCTTACGGAGGTCGAATTATCAAAGAAAAATGTAGCACGCGGTTACGCAAAGCGCACAATCACACGGCTTTATCCGTATTTGGAAGCAGAAGAGGCGAATCTACTGGAGAACCACGTGGAGGAACTCCTAGTCAGACGCGACCGACTCGAAAAGACTCAAAGAATACGAAGACCTGTGCAAAGAAATCTTACACTTGAATCCCAAAGATGAGGAGTGCGTGAAGGTCGTCGAAGAAAGGTTTTATAAAATGGTAACGATGTTAAACAAGACGATTGCGCAACGTGGTTTTGCACGCGCGTCTTCAACCATTTCAGTTGCTCAACTGAGTGTAGCGGCAAACACTCATTTACATCCAACAGTTCAACGGTAAATTCACCGAATAAATTCCATTTATAAGCCTTTTTAAGTCGATGATACATAATAATTGAAGTCTAGACGTCATACAAAAGTTATACTATTTAAGATCATATCTAATAGGCGAACCCTTAGACTCTATAAAAAAATCACCGATAACCCCTGAGAGCTATAATAGTGAAGCACTCAAACACTCAAACAGTACAGCGGTAAATTCACCGAATATATTCCATTTATAAGCCTTTTTAAGTCGATGATACATAATAATTCAAGTCTAGACGTCATACAAAAGTTATACTATTTAAGATCACATATCTAATATTGAAGCACTCAAATTATCAGAAAATAGGTctgaaaataagtataaaattgtgAATGAACATATAAGCCATTTAAGAGACTTTGTTGTTATTAGACGACAGTTAGCTGCCATAATCGATGCTGCTGCCAAAATGACGATATACATAGATTGCACATTACATCTGTAATAGAGTGAATCGGAACACAATGACAGCTGACATTGTCAACTGCCATTGTGTCACCATTAACAATGACAAGCATCGCTCTCTCTTGCCCGACGGTTTGCGCTGTGCACAAAagttaataagaaataaaaggatttttattataagaaaaccCACAACAATATAACATTAATTACAATTGTGTATACGTTCTGCATTGGCGGATAATGAATGTTTCAACGCTGTTGGATAAATGTAAACAGATTGCAACGCATTTCAATCCTTTTTTATCTGGACAAAAATAATTGAGAGACTTTCAAGAACGCCTGGGCTTACCACAGCTGTCAGTCATCCAAGAATGCGCTACTCAGTGGAACAGCATGTTTTATATGATTGAAAGACTTATTACCAATGCACACCatactaggttacaaaaaattagtaatgcCTACCCTACTGGCCTAGGCACTTAGAAGAACTAAGGCGCAAGATCGGCCATGCACCAAATGCGAGGCCGCTTGGAAGAGGAGTCCGTTTTCTGCCAAAATCAGAGGCAGAATTCAGAGCAGTCAAGAGTCACCTCGCGCAGGCCTCTGCGCAGGACCAGAGCATATCCTGGTTCTGCTTAACACCGGATGCAGAACGGCCTATGAAGGTGGCCGTGCGAGGACTACCATATGAGACCCCTAAAGAAGACGTCGTTGTAGGGGCGTTCAAGCTTTGGGTTTCCCAGCAGACGCCGCCCTTGCCATACCACTGCCAAGAGTGCACGGGTGCACATACTTTGTCACCTTGGCCCATGTGACTATCGAGGCATGGAGGGGTGGGGGTGGGGGGGCAAGAAACCCCACCAATGTCACCGATGCCAGATCTTTGGGCACACCTCGGCCAACTGCCATCGCCCTATCAAATAAATGCGTGCGGTGTGCGGGTCCCCACGTCGCCAGCGAATTCCCGAGACCCAGGGACGAACTACCTACCGAAGAAGACCCACGCATCATTTCCTGTATCTATTTCTTTTATTCGCTTCAAAAGAATTATTTCCACAGACCAAAACCTACTCGTTTAAGGTTGCCACAAAT
Proteins encoded in this window:
- the LOC128199509 gene encoding uncharacterized protein LOC128199509 is translated as MYIVILAAASIMAANCRLITTKSLKLLAVDLVEDPRIISCIYFFYSLQKNYFHRPKPTRLRLPQMPQGMRKCIFNLRILIKKKYRREGHFDPRAVATPPLPATDMNKSPDSTVRTALPPRTPAEFLAPYQSTSAMQIRQLKPITGMVGSQKDTPAPQPKHRDALSSHAQPAARTGAVHAHPPTPTTSMVGLLQEDKISTELRTPAARPAHRDALPLHAQPAASSGAVRPYPEMTPTTSQERHPLQPYLQSDATTSEPDTSPRTANEQNSLERVVKAGSFTDNIN